In one window of Laspinema palackyanum D2c DNA:
- a CDS encoding orange carotenoid protein N-terminal domain-containing protein, translated as MTANLTGKSQIRSQGTLDIVNEFEKLSTDDKLALLYWIYEKMGDSITPAAPGAAEPNIAPMLMDDYYDLSDDEQLQIMRDIVERKDTVYSHAYGALSANNQLVVWYAWAVGMGDRIVDMPSDYQSTPETERILSHIEQASFEEQISIFREIAGEMGYTAATSVPTQAETGVTPSL; from the coding sequence AATTCGTTCCCAAGGAACTCTAGACATCGTTAATGAATTTGAAAAATTGAGTACCGATGATAAATTGGCTCTGCTGTATTGGATTTACGAGAAAATGGGAGATTCCATTACTCCCGCCGCGCCGGGAGCAGCGGAACCGAACATTGCACCGATGCTGATGGATGACTACTATGACCTCTCTGATGATGAGCAGCTTCAGATCATGAGGGATATTGTGGAACGGAAAGATACGGTTTATTCCCATGCTTATGGGGCTTTATCCGCTAATAATCAATTAGTCGTCTGGTATGCCTGGGCCGTGGGAATGGGCGATCGCATTGTAGATATGCCTTCCGATTACCAATCCACTCCGGAAACCGAGCGCATTCTGTCCCATATCGAACAGGCTTCATTCGAGGAACAAATTTCGATTTTCCGAGAAATCGCTGGTGAAATGGGCTATACTGCCGCTACTTCTGTCCCCACCCAAGCTGAAACGGGTGTAACCCCGAGCTTATAA